The window atggaaagccttggtactatgacattaagaggtatttggaatctggaatatatcctgaagaggctagtaacaaccaaaagaagataATCCGGCATTTGGCAAAGAGTTACTTTCCAAGtggagaaattctttttaggaggactcttGATTTGGGATTCGTAAGATGCGTCGATGCGGCGGAAGCCAATAAGTTGATAAACGAGGTACACGCTGGAGTTTGTGgaccccacatgaatgggtttgtccttgccagaaagatcctaagaaccggttacttctggatgactatggaaaatgattgtagtaagtttgtgcagagatgtccaaaatgtcaaatacacgaagatctgattcgaatgcctccacacgagCTTCACGCGATGAATTCtccttggcctttcgtagcttgggaCATGGATGTCATCGGAACAGTAGAGCCACTAgcatcgaatgggcatagatttattttggttgccattgattatttcactaagtgggtcgAAGCTGCTTCGTATAGAGtcgtcactaagaaagtggttacAGATTTCttcaggaataacttgatttgccgatTCGGAGTGCCGAAATTgattattactgataatggggaAAACCTGAAtagtcacttgatgaaagaaatttgtgatcagttcaatATTATGCATCGCAACTCAACAGCGTACCATCCCCAAATGAATGGATCCGTAGAAGCtgctaacaagaatatcaagaagatcttgagaaagatggtcaaAAGTGATAGATCATGTcatgagatgttaccttacgcCTTGCTAGGGTATCGAACAATAGTTCGAACCTCCACAGGAGCAACTCCCTATTTACTAGTTTACGGGAATGAAGCTGCGATACCCGCTGAGgtcgaaataccttccctaaggattattcaggaagctggactgagtaacgaagaatgggtccgtgctcgctatgaacaattcatgttaattgatgaaaagagaatggtcgTTGTATGCCATGGTTAGCTAtatcaacacaggatggttcgtgcctttaacaagaaggtaagaacttgagcatttgaagtggggcaactcgttctcaaacgaatattccctcaccaagaggagtacaagggcaagttcgctccaaactggcaagggccatacatagttcgcaaggtgctaTCTGGAGGAGCTATGActttgtctgagatggatggcacagagtggaccaaaccaatcaattctgatgcggtaaagagatattatgtttgaataatattctagtttttgtgttttcttagtttgtttgtaatcacctttgtaataatgttgtttgctagtgtgtaactgcctagaatcctttccctttatgCACNNNNNNNNNNNNNNNNNNNNNNNNNNNNNNNNNNNNNNNNNNNNNNNNNNNNNNNNNNNNNNNNNNNNNNNNNNNNNNNNNNNNNNNNNNNNNNNNNNNNGTGGTGATGATCGTAAATGATGGTTAGCGATCGTGATTGTGAGTGATGGATGGTGGTAGTTGATAATGTTAGCAGCGACAACGATTAGCAGTGATGGAAAGTTGTATTAATAATTCGCAAATTAGTATCTTTCCAAGTTTTTAATTAGTTCGGTCACATTGTTTTCTATGTTGTACAGTTCATCTGGCAAAATGGAGATACCAGCCCCTTTGATTTTATGTAGTCTCATTGTTATCGTGTTGGTTCTACTTCTACCCGATATATCGGTGGCTGAACCAAGAGCTCAGATAGTCCAGATCATATGTGGAAACGAAACAACAGTTCCCATCCAAAATTTTATCGGTACAATGGAACTTTTAAGTGAACAAATGAGAACTAGAGGATATGGAGTAGCAGTTACTGGCACAAGCCCATATAGTACCTATGGGCTTGGACAATGCTATGGCGATCTTTCTTTACTCGACTGTGTCTTATGCTACGCTGAAGCGCGAACCCTGCTTCCTCAGTGCTTCCCTTATAACGGAGCGCGAATTTATATGGATGGCTGCTTTATGCGAGCGGAAAATTACACGTTTTATGATCAGTATTTAGGTCCAACGGACAGGCATGTATGCGGAAACAGAACCACAAAGGGTACGTTGTTCCAACAGAGTGCTAGGCAAGCCGTTCAGCAAGCAGTTGCAAATGCACCGAGTAATAATGGTTATGCACGTGCTCAAGTGTCCATGCCAGGGCCTTCAAATGAGACAGCTTATGTACTAGCTGATTGTTGGAAGACGCTGAGTGCTAACTCCTGCGCAGCGTGTTTGCAGAATGCGTCTGCCTCTATGTTGGGATGCTTACCTTGGTCAGAAGGTAGAGCTCTGTACACTGGATGTTTCATGAGGTATTCTGATACAAATTATCTTAACGCTATTTCGACAAGTGAAGGCTCGTCATCAAGGGGTACTATTTGCTCTTTTCTAGTCCATGTTTGCCTGTTATTTATCGACTGAAAACGTATTTTTGCTGAGAAATGGAGATTTTTTAACTTTGAAATCACCATATTGCAGGAAAAATTGTAGTCATTTTCATTGTTGTTAGTTCCGTTATCGTCTTGGGAGTAGGTGCTTTCATTGGTATTGGTGTCTGGAAGAACAAACAAATGCAGAAGAAGAGAAAAGGTAAATCTTTTGTGCCAGAATCAATTATAAAAGTCATTAGGATATCAATGATGAACACATATGTTGCGATATGCACACAACTGTACTAACTTGAGGCGTTATGGCTTACTCGTGCTTTTCCCGGGAAATTTGAACTTGTTAGGTGCAAATGATGCTGAGAAACTAGTGAAGATCCTTCATGACATCAGCTTGAACTTCAAGTATTCGACACTTGACAAAGCCACGGGGTCATTTGATGAGGCCAACAAGCTCGGACAAGG of the Capsicum annuum cultivar UCD-10X-F1 chromosome 11, UCD10Xv1.1, whole genome shotgun sequence genome contains:
- the LOC107848271 gene encoding cysteine-rich receptor-like protein kinase 2, producing MLYSSSGKMEIPAPLILCSLIVIVLVLLLPDISVAEPRAQIVQIICGNETTVPIQNFIGTMELLSEQMRTRGYGVAVTGTSPYSTYGLGQCYGDLSLLDCVLCYAEARTLLPQCFPYNGARIYMDGCFMRAENYTFYDQYLGPTDRHVCGNRTTKGTLFQQSARQAVQQAVANAPSNNGYARAQVSMPGPSNETAYVLADCWKTLSANSCAACLQNASASMLGCLPWSEGRALYTGCFMRYSDTNYLNAISTSEGSSSRGKIVVIFIVVSSVIVLGVGAFIGIGVWKNKQMQKKRKGANDAEKLVKILHDISLNFKYSTLDKATGSFDEANKLGQGGFGTVYKGILADGREIAVKRLFFNNIHRAADFYNEVNIVSSFQHKNLIRLLGCSCSGPESLLVYEFLPNQSLDRFLFDPIKGRDLNWEKRFEIIIGTAEGLIYLHENTKTRIIHRDIKASNILLDSRFRAKIADFGLARSFHDDKSHISTALAGTLGYMAPEYLARGQLTEKADVYSFGVLLLEIVTGRQSNQRNNAVYTVSLLSTAWEHFQHGTVEEIFDPNLMLQNNHTINVKHEVTRFLHVGLLCTQEIPMLRPSMSKALQMFVKNDEELPRPTKPPFVDEKTMQLHYRSLEQGDSATTANLSHSSFYPR